A DNA window from Arachis hypogaea cultivar Tifrunner chromosome 18, arahy.Tifrunner.gnm2.J5K5, whole genome shotgun sequence contains the following coding sequences:
- the LOC112771218 gene encoding protein TPX2 — protein sequence MAVETGGDTIIVATSPFKPRTNNSLRDFGEAEKMHKVYENQAIKRQKLEGGKARQILYVEPQNLPRKLPLGVTNGNTNISSSNSKMQINAVKGRAAQKQMKPRPKEPGFKTDQAVASASVRSTTDLDQEMVPRMPKFKAQPLNKKENPWKSVLTEPKTPTFQTSLRARPQKMKSSVELELEKLARKPKFKARPLNKKIFESKGDIGLHYHAKKQVTVPQEFHFATNDRIPPPAMADLSDLVYFKSESTCKNKPVTRNTIPKPFHLHTEERGDRKDKKHNVELLHKPYPYTNDYPQEPQKLESKQCTKPEPFQLDSLVRHEIELQQEMEEQLMVKEKRIHSQLQIKFVNPLPKFKSSVYIRRIGPCLEPNLMRRERKKRH from the exons ATGGCGGTGGAAACTGGCGGCGACACCATCATAGTAGCCACCTCTC CATTTAAGCCTAGAACCAATAATAGCCTGCGTGATTTTGGTGAAGCTGAGAAAATGCACAAG GTATATGAGAACCAAGCTATTAAGAGGCAGAAGTTGGAAGGAGGCAAAGCTAGACAG ATTCTGTATGTGGAACCTCAAAATTTGCCTCGTAAGTTGCCATTGGGTGTGACAAATGGCAACACAAACATATCTTCAAGTAATAGTAAAATGCAGATAAATGCCGTGAAG GGACGTGCTGCTCAGAAACAGATGAAACCAAGGCCTAAAGAACCTGGATTCAAGACAGATCAGGCTGTTGCCTCAGCAAGTGTAAGGAGTACTACTGATCTTGATCAAGAAATGGTTCCTAGAATGCCAAAATTCAAGGCTCAACCACTGAATAAGAAG gAGAATCCATGGAAATCTGTTCTTACAGAGCCTAAAACACCTACATTTCAGACATCACTACGTGCCCGGCCACAAAAGATGAAAAGTTCAGTAGAATTAGAGCTAGAAAAGCTTGCAAGAAAACCCAAATTTAAGGCAAGGCCTCTAAATAAGAAG ATCTTTGAAAGTAAAGGAGACATTGGACTACACTATCATGCCAAGAAACAAGTCACTGTACCTCAAGAATTTCACTTTGCAACAAATGACAGGATTCCACCACCTGCCATGGCTGATTTGTCTGATTTG GTTTATTTTAAGTCTGAAAGTACTTGTAAAAACAAACCAGTTACCAGAAACACAATTCCAAAGCCATTCCATCTCCACACTGAG GAGAGGGGTGACCGGAAAGATAAGAAACATAATGTGGAACTTCTGCATAAGCCATACCCTTATACCAATGACTATCCTCAA GAACCTCAAAAACTTGAATCTAAGCAGTGCACTAAACCAGAACCATTCCAATTGGACTCCCTAGTTAGACATGAGATAGAACTGCAACAAGAAATGGAGGAACAACTAATGGTGAAAGAGAAGA GGATCCATTCCCAGTTACAGATAAAGTTCGTAAACCCCTTACCCAAGTTCAAGAGTTCAGTTTACATTCGGAGAATTGGGCCATGTCTAGAGCCCAATTTAATGAGAAG AGAGAGGAAGAAAAGGCACTGA